In one Aquabacterium sp. OR-4 genomic region, the following are encoded:
- a CDS encoding PAS domain-containing sensor histidine kinase produces MAGLAVLLLLLPAGWLLPLPGAVRAVVPGLMLGAALWALWALWWLAQALAETSQQHRGLARREAQMRKLADNLPDTVVRIDRQGRHLYANAAVRVATGLAPEAFIGRTTAELGMPPELVCVWDALLARVFGGAPTERLQFDFPGPQGQRTWESLVVPEVDAHGKVYSVLVISRDITERRRLLDALRTSERRLAHLLDHTPAVIYSVRHPTQGAASFCSANVELLLGHRPQDFQTDAGFWQAHVHPDDLAAVAAAMSGVQAGDGATVVEYRFRHRDGRWRWLRDEFRLVRGEGNVLERVGSCIDISERREAEAEVRRLAVELEQRVAERTEQLQASELRYRRIFEAVPVAIQEQDWSGARRVLNALRDEGVSDPAAYLARHPEVVRECLRAVRVLKVNRKAAELRDLGLHDGQPRTLEPMFDTPEGMSDFIGELLALWRGERQHIWQRRQTLPDGRPRKLLLSMSLPALDDSSDGTALVCFIDISEIDRLNAQLDATVGHIRRVNRELETFTYSVSHDLKAPLRGIDGYGRLLQRDHAQQLDEEGRQFLGHIRQATQHMGQLIDDLLAYSRLERRSVALGTVALAPLAQAVIQALHEAVAERGASITLNLPDGLQAQADGQGLEIALRNLIDNALKFGRQGVPLTIELGGEQRPDGGVALWVRDNGIGFDMRFQERIFEIFQRLHRAEDYPGTGVGLAIVRKAMERMGGTASAHGQPGAGAVFRLELPGSR; encoded by the coding sequence GTGGCCGGCCTGGCCGTGCTGTTGCTGCTGTTGCCGGCCGGTTGGCTGCTGCCGCTGCCCGGCGCCGTGCGGGCGGTGGTGCCGGGGCTGATGCTGGGCGCCGCGCTGTGGGCCCTGTGGGCGCTGTGGTGGCTGGCCCAGGCGCTGGCTGAAACCAGCCAGCAGCACCGCGGCCTGGCCCGCCGCGAGGCGCAGATGCGCAAGCTGGCCGACAACCTGCCCGACACCGTGGTGCGCATCGACCGCCAGGGCCGCCATCTGTATGCCAATGCCGCGGTGCGCGTGGCCACCGGGCTGGCGCCCGAGGCCTTCATCGGCCGCACCACGGCCGAGCTGGGCATGCCGCCCGAGCTGGTGTGCGTGTGGGACGCGCTGCTTGCGCGGGTGTTCGGCGGTGCGCCCACCGAGCGCCTGCAGTTCGACTTTCCGGGCCCGCAGGGCCAGCGCACCTGGGAGTCGCTGGTGGTGCCCGAGGTCGACGCGCATGGCAAGGTCTACAGCGTGCTGGTGATCAGCCGCGACATCACCGAGCGCCGGCGCCTGCTGGATGCGTTGCGCACCAGCGAGCGGCGCCTGGCCCACCTGCTGGACCACACGCCCGCGGTGATCTACAGCGTACGGCATCCGACGCAGGGCGCGGCCAGCTTCTGCTCGGCCAATGTCGAGCTGCTGCTGGGCCACCGGCCGCAGGATTTCCAGACCGATGCCGGCTTCTGGCAGGCCCATGTGCACCCCGACGACCTGGCGGCGGTGGCCGCGGCCATGTCCGGCGTGCAAGCCGGCGATGGCGCCACGGTGGTGGAGTACCGCTTTCGCCACCGCGACGGGCGCTGGCGCTGGCTGCGCGACGAGTTCAGGCTGGTGCGCGGCGAGGGCAATGTGCTCGAGCGCGTGGGCTCGTGCATCGACATCAGCGAGCGCCGCGAAGCCGAGGCCGAGGTACGCCGCCTGGCCGTCGAGCTGGAGCAGCGGGTGGCCGAACGCACCGAGCAGCTGCAGGCCAGCGAGCTGCGCTACCGGCGCATCTTCGAGGCCGTGCCGGTGGCCATCCAGGAGCAGGACTGGAGCGGCGCGCGGCGCGTGCTCAATGCCCTGCGCGACGAGGGTGTGAGCGATCCGGCCGCGTACCTGGCGCGCCATCCGGAGGTGGTGCGCGAATGCCTGCGCGCGGTGCGGGTGCTCAAGGTCAACCGCAAGGCCGCCGAGCTGCGCGACCTGGGCCTGCACGACGGCCAGCCGCGCACGCTGGAGCCGATGTTCGACACGCCCGAGGGCATGAGCGACTTCATCGGCGAGCTGCTGGCGCTGTGGCGCGGCGAGCGCCAGCACATCTGGCAACGCCGCCAGACCCTGCCCGACGGCCGGCCGCGCAAGCTGCTGCTGTCGATGTCGCTGCCGGCGCTGGACGACAGCAGCGACGGCACCGCCCTGGTGTGTTTCATCGACATCAGCGAGATCGACCGGCTGAACGCCCAGCTCGATGCCACCGTGGGCCACATCCGCCGCGTCAACCGCGAGCTGGAAACCTTCACCTACTCGGTCTCGCACGATCTGAAGGCGCCGCTGCGCGGCATCGACGGCTACGGCCGCCTGCTGCAGCGCGACCATGCGCAGCAGCTTGACGAGGAGGGCCGCCAGTTCCTGGGCCACATCCGCCAGGCCACCCAGCACATGGGCCAGCTGATCGACGACCTGCTGGCCTACTCGCGGCTCGAGCGGCGCAGCGTGGCGCTGGGCACGGTGGCGCTGGCACCGCTGGCACAGGCCGTGATCCAGGCCCTGCACGAGGCGGTGGCCGAGCGCGGCGCCAGCATCACGCTGAACCTGCCCGACGGCCTGCAGGCCCAGGCCGATGGCCAGGGCCTCGAGATCGCGCTGCGCAACCTGATCGACAACGCGCTGAAGTTCGGTCGCCAGGGCGTGCCGCTGACCATCGAGCTGGGGGGCGAGCAGCGCCCCGACGGCGGCGTCGCCTTGTGGGTGCGTGACAATGGCATCGGCTTTGACATGCGCTTTCAGGAGCGCATCTTCGAGATCTTCCAGCGCCTGCACCGCGCCGAGGACTACCCCGGCACCGGGGTCGGCCTGGCCATCGTGCGCAAGGCCATGGAGCGCATGGGCGGCACGGCCAGTGCCCACGGCCAGCCCGGCGCAGGTGCCGTTTTCAGGCTCGAGCTTCCAGGATCACGATGA
- a CDS encoding DUF3460 family protein, whose translation MPLFWKHYQSDATQFINDLKAKKPTLEAEQRAGRSLLWDREQDRQAQADYQDARVPQGAYVYFGRPKNAAR comes from the coding sequence ATGCCGCTCTTCTGGAAGCACTACCAGTCCGACGCCACGCAGTTCATCAATGACCTGAAGGCCAAGAAGCCGACGCTGGAAGCCGAGCAGCGCGCCGGCCGCAGCCTGCTGTGGGATCGCGAGCAAGACCGCCAGGCGCAGGCCGACTACCAGGATGCACGCGTGCCGCAAGGCGCCTACGTGTACTTCGGCCGCCCCAAGAACGCGGCCCGCTGA
- a CDS encoding YaeQ family protein, with the protein MALKSTIYKATLQLSDMDRHVYGEHALTLALHPSETEERLMVRVLAFALNLPADDLNGTLQFARGLSDTDEPDLWHKDLSEQLLQWIEVGQPDERRLSKACGRADRVVIYAYANSTPIWFAGIANKITRLGNLKVWQIPADQSQALAAMASRAMRLTVTVQDGHVWVNDDSHNVEITPQALWGGEA; encoded by the coding sequence ATGGCACTCAAGTCCACGATCTACAAGGCCACGCTGCAGCTCTCGGACATGGACCGCCATGTCTACGGCGAGCATGCACTGACCCTGGCCCTGCACCCCAGCGAGACCGAAGAGCGCCTGATGGTGCGGGTGCTGGCCTTTGCGCTGAACCTGCCAGCCGATGACCTGAACGGCACGCTGCAGTTTGCCCGCGGCCTGTCCGACACCGACGAGCCCGACCTGTGGCACAAGGACCTGTCCGAACAGCTGCTGCAGTGGATCGAGGTGGGCCAGCCCGACGAGCGGCGCCTGTCCAAGGCCTGCGGCCGCGCCGACCGGGTGGTGATCTACGCCTATGCCAACAGCACGCCGATCTGGTTTGCCGGCATCGCCAACAAGATCACCCGCCTGGGCAACCTCAAGGTCTGGCAGATCCCGGCCGACCAGAGCCAGGCCCTGGCAGCGATGGCCAGCCGCGCGATGCGCCTGACCGTCACGGTGCAGGACGGCCATGTCTGGGTCAACGACGACAGCCACAACGTCGAGATCACGCCCCAGGCGCTGTGGGGCGGCGAGGCCTGA
- a CDS encoding segregation and condensation protein A, protein MPLPDPQPQPADDGRPAAAPDTDTLPVDHVAVARLYGEPLFAMPQDLYIPPDALEVFLEAFEGPLDLLLYLIRKQNFNILDIPLADVTRQYLAYVDQIRQRNLELASEYLLMAAMLIEIKSRMLLPPKKSDDGHEAADPRAELVRRLLEYEQMKLAAARLDQLPVIGRDFLRAEVHIEQSLKPRFPDVAVVDLREAWGDILKRARLNQHHRISREQLSVREHMSIVLRTLQGRRFVEFEDLFDPTRGVPVMVVTFIAMLELARERLLEITQAEPFAPIYVRLAYQPA, encoded by the coding sequence GTGCCCCTGCCCGACCCGCAGCCGCAGCCCGCCGACGACGGCCGCCCGGCCGCCGCACCCGACACCGACACGCTGCCGGTCGACCATGTCGCGGTGGCGCGGCTGTATGGCGAACCGCTGTTCGCCATGCCGCAGGACCTGTACATCCCGCCGGATGCGCTGGAGGTCTTTCTCGAGGCCTTCGAAGGCCCGCTCGATCTGCTGCTGTACCTGATCCGCAAGCAGAACTTCAACATCCTCGACATCCCGCTGGCCGACGTGACGCGCCAGTACCTGGCCTATGTCGACCAGATCCGCCAGCGCAACCTCGAGCTGGCCAGCGAATACCTGCTGATGGCCGCGATGCTGATCGAGATCAAGTCGCGCATGCTGCTGCCGCCCAAGAAGAGCGACGACGGCCATGAGGCGGCCGACCCGCGCGCCGAGCTGGTGCGGCGCCTGCTCGAATACGAGCAGATGAAGCTGGCCGCGGCGCGGCTTGATCAGCTGCCGGTGATCGGCCGCGACTTTTTGCGCGCCGAGGTGCACATCGAGCAAAGCCTGAAGCCGCGCTTTCCGGATGTGGCGGTGGTCGACCTGCGCGAGGCCTGGGGCGACATCCTCAAGCGCGCCCGCCTGAACCAGCACCACCGCATCAGCCGCGAGCAGCTCAGCGTGCGCGAGCACATGAGCATCGTGCTGCGCACGCTGCAGGGCCGGCGCTTCGTCGAGTTCGAAGACCTGTTCGACCCCACGCGCGGCGTGCCGGTGATGGTGGTGACCTTCATCGCCATGCTTGAACTGGCGCGTGAGCGCCTGCTCGAGATCACCCAGGCCGAGCCCTTTGCGCCGATCTACGTGCGCCTGGCCTACCAGCCGGCCTGA
- a CDS encoding glutathione S-transferase family protein, translating to MITVHHLNNSRSQRVLWLLEELGLPYEIRQHQRNAQTMLAPPELLQAHPLGKSPVIQDGDTTVAETGAIVEYLLERYGQGRLQPAAGSPEALRYRYWLHFAEGSAMPPLLLKLIFDRVASAPMPFFVKPVARGISRKVMDAMVLPNLKRQLDFMEAELGRGAWFAGDELSGADIMMSFPLEAAAQRAGLDASRPRLHAFLQRIHARPAYQRALQRGGPYAFA from the coding sequence ATGATCACCGTTCACCACCTCAACAACTCGCGCTCGCAGCGCGTGCTCTGGCTGCTTGAAGAGCTGGGCCTGCCCTACGAGATCCGCCAGCACCAGCGCAACGCGCAGACCATGCTGGCGCCGCCCGAGCTGTTGCAGGCGCACCCGCTGGGCAAGAGCCCGGTGATCCAGGATGGCGACACCACGGTGGCCGAAACCGGCGCCATCGTCGAGTACCTGCTCGAGCGCTACGGCCAGGGCCGGCTGCAGCCGGCCGCGGGCAGCCCCGAGGCGCTGCGCTACCGCTACTGGCTGCACTTTGCCGAGGGCTCGGCCATGCCGCCGCTGCTGCTCAAGCTGATCTTCGACCGCGTGGCCAGCGCGCCCATGCCGTTTTTCGTCAAGCCCGTCGCGCGCGGCATCAGCCGCAAGGTGATGGATGCGATGGTGCTGCCCAATCTGAAGCGCCAGCTCGATTTCATGGAGGCCGAGCTCGGCCGCGGGGCCTGGTTTGCCGGCGACGAGCTCAGCGGCGCCGACATCATGATGAGCTTTCCGCTCGAGGCCGCGGCGCAGCGCGCCGGGCTGGATGCCTCGCGCCCGCGCCTGCACGCCTTCCTGCAGCGCATCCATGCGCGGCCGGCCTACCAGCGCGCGCTGCAGCGCGGCGGGCCCTACGCCTTCGCCTGA
- a CDS encoding response regulator: MNKDNPILLVEDNPMDVDLTLRAFRRRKVSNPVIVARDGEEALAWIPRWEAGEPRPVVVLLDLKLPRVDGLDVLRAFKSHATLRAVPVVVLTTSAEHGDVQSAYHLGANSYIVKPVEFEKFMDVTEQLDVYWTLVNQSPV, encoded by the coding sequence ATGAACAAGGACAACCCCATCCTGCTGGTCGAAGACAACCCGATGGATGTCGACCTGACACTGCGTGCCTTCCGGCGGCGCAAGGTGAGCAACCCGGTCATCGTGGCCCGCGACGGCGAAGAGGCGCTGGCCTGGATTCCGCGCTGGGAGGCCGGCGAGCCGCGCCCGGTGGTGGTGCTGCTCGACCTGAAGCTGCCGCGCGTGGATGGCCTGGACGTGTTGCGCGCGTTCAAGAGCCACGCCACGCTGCGCGCGGTGCCGGTGGTGGTGCTCACCACCTCGGCCGAGCACGGCGACGTGCAGTCGGCCTACCACCTGGGCGCCAACTCCTACATCGTCAAGCCGGTCGAGTTCGAGAAGTTCATGGATGTCACCGAACAGCTCGATGTCTACTGGACGCTGGTCAACCAGTCTCCGGTCTAG
- a CDS encoding sensor histidine kinase: MRILLLEDDARDADLIGRALAAAGLADGLVLATTLQQAREILAVASAAVAAGGAAEAGGFDLLLSDLRLPDGHGFELIVALREQGSPLTVVALTGQGDESMAVAALRAGADDYLVKRDDLHERLGATLRAAHLRRQADSARRGRTLQLLYVEPQALDVDLARRHLERHAPHLRLQAVPDAAAALALLPGDASAPCAYDILLVDYRLPGDSGLDLLKTLREQRGLDIPVVLATGQGTEDVAAEALRLGATDYLPKNAHLLQLLPLALENAYHRVAAAREQAALRRLNAELEQRVAERTQALQASTRALEASNRELDAFAYSVSHDLRAPLRAIDGLSSLLLRDHAAGVDADGRHMLELLRGSALRMDRLIRDLLRFARGAREPLLRSPVAVGALVQDCLAEHADEITRRGIVVQLPELPDAQADATLLRQVFANLIDNAVKYTRHQAQPRIEFSAEPLAGGGLAYAVRDNGAGFDMRYAGKLFGVFQRLHRADEFEGTGVGLAIAARIIERHGGHIRAEAAVGQGAYFVFSLNAPAAATES, translated from the coding sequence ATGCGCATCCTGCTGCTCGAAGACGATGCGCGCGACGCCGACCTGATCGGCCGCGCACTGGCCGCGGCCGGCCTGGCCGACGGCCTGGTGCTGGCCACCACGCTGCAGCAGGCGCGCGAGATCCTGGCCGTCGCCTCTGCCGCCGTGGCAGCGGGCGGGGCGGCTGAGGCGGGCGGCTTCGACCTGCTGCTCAGCGACCTGCGCCTGCCCGACGGCCATGGCTTCGAGCTGATCGTGGCCTTGCGCGAGCAGGGCTCGCCGCTCACCGTGGTGGCGCTCACCGGCCAGGGCGACGAATCGATGGCCGTGGCTGCGTTGCGCGCCGGTGCCGACGACTACCTGGTCAAGCGCGACGACCTGCACGAGCGCCTGGGCGCCACGCTGCGGGCCGCCCATCTGCGGCGCCAGGCCGACAGCGCGCGCCGCGGCCGCACGCTGCAGCTGCTGTACGTGGAGCCGCAGGCGCTGGATGTGGACCTGGCGCGCCGCCACCTCGAGCGCCATGCGCCGCACCTGCGCCTGCAGGCGGTGCCCGACGCGGCGGCGGCGCTGGCCCTGCTGCCCGGCGATGCCTCGGCGCCCTGTGCCTACGACATCCTGCTGGTCGACTACCGCCTGCCCGGCGACAGCGGGCTCGACCTGCTGAAGACGCTGCGCGAGCAGCGCGGGCTCGACATCCCGGTGGTGCTGGCCACCGGCCAGGGCACCGAGGATGTGGCCGCCGAGGCCCTGCGCCTGGGCGCCACCGACTACCTGCCCAAGAACGCCCACCTGCTGCAGCTGCTGCCGCTGGCGCTGGAAAACGCCTATCACCGCGTGGCCGCGGCGCGCGAGCAGGCGGCCTTGCGCCGGCTGAACGCCGAGCTCGAGCAGCGCGTGGCCGAGCGCACGCAGGCGCTGCAGGCCAGCACCCGTGCGCTGGAGGCCAGCAACCGCGAGCTGGATGCCTTTGCCTACTCGGTGTCGCACGATCTGCGCGCGCCGCTGCGCGCCATCGACGGCCTGTCGTCGCTGCTGCTGCGCGACCATGCCGCGGGCGTGGACGCCGACGGCCGGCACATGCTCGAGCTGCTGCGCGGCAGCGCGCTGCGCATGGACCGCCTGATCCGCGACCTGCTGCGATTTGCCCGTGGCGCGCGCGAGCCGCTGCTGCGCAGCCCGGTGGCGGTGGGCGCGCTGGTGCAGGACTGCCTGGCCGAACATGCCGACGAGATCACCCGCCGCGGCATCGTGGTGCAACTGCCCGAGCTGCCCGATGCGCAGGCCGATGCCACGCTGCTGCGCCAGGTGTTTGCCAACCTGATCGACAACGCGGTCAAGTACACCCGCCACCAGGCGCAGCCGCGCATCGAGTTCAGCGCCGAGCCGCTGGCCGGGGGCGGCCTGGCCTACGCGGTGCGCGACAACGGCGCCGGCTTCGACATGCGCTACGCCGGCAAGCTGTTCGGCGTGTTCCAGCGCCTGCACCGGGCCGACGAGTTCGAGGGCACGGGCGTGGGCCTGGCCATCGCTGCGCGCATCATCGAGCGGCACGGCGGCCACATCCGCGCCGAGGCCGCGGTGGGGCAGGGCGCGTATTTCGTGTTCAGCCTCAACGCGCCAGCTGCTGCCACAGAAAGCTGA
- a CDS encoding prolyl oligopeptidase family serine peptidase, translated as MSTAQAATPDPTDDPHLWLEDVQGERALAWVRERNAATRAVLEAHPRFATTRSGLRAILDSRDRIPAVARRGDWFYNVWRDAQHPRGLWRRATLVEFRKDSPAWETVIDLDALAKAEGENWVWAGATALGPDYRRCLISLSRGGADATVVREYDTVDKRFVPPAEGGFSLPEAKSRVSWADADTLYVGSDFGPGSLTDSGYPRVIRRWARGTPLAKAPLVFEGLASDVSVAVSVDRTPGFERTVFSRATDFYNAEMSLLRPDGTLARIDLPSDAELDFWRDQALVSLRSDWRPADRRWPAGALLVGSAQDLLAGRPVAWQALFEPSATRSLASHSTTRSHVLLNVMDNVAGRLEEWRRDGERWSRREVATPYPGSLSASALHDPLLAQDALGESYWLSYTDFLTPDSLMLGRTGRDAREPMKARKAFFDAAGMRVEQRFASSRDGTRVPYFVVWPQGAVADGRNPTLLYGYGGFEVAQRPWYSAGFGQAWFAHGGVLVVANIRGGGEFGPAWHQAATKANKQKSYDDFAAVAEDLIAHKITSPRHLGIEGGSNGGLLVGAVMLQRPELFNAVVCQVPLLDMRRYHRLLAGASWMAEYGDPDKPDEWAWISRYSPYQNVPAASTRKLPKLLFTTSTRDDRVHPGHARKMAARLVERGHEALYYENIEGGHGGAADNAQKADMLALEFSFLWQQLAR; from the coding sequence ATGAGCACTGCCCAAGCCGCCACGCCCGACCCCACCGACGACCCCCACCTGTGGCTCGAAGACGTGCAGGGCGAGCGCGCGCTGGCCTGGGTGCGCGAGCGCAACGCCGCCACCCGCGCGGTGCTGGAGGCGCACCCGCGTTTTGCCACCACCCGCAGCGGGCTGCGCGCCATCCTCGACTCGCGTGACCGCATTCCGGCCGTGGCCCGGCGCGGCGACTGGTTCTACAACGTCTGGCGCGATGCCCAGCACCCGCGCGGCCTGTGGCGCCGCGCCACGCTGGTCGAGTTTCGCAAGGACAGCCCGGCCTGGGAGACGGTGATCGACCTCGACGCCCTGGCCAAGGCCGAGGGCGAGAACTGGGTCTGGGCCGGCGCCACCGCGCTCGGCCCCGACTACCGCCGCTGCCTGATCAGCCTGTCGCGCGGCGGCGCCGACGCCACCGTGGTGCGCGAGTACGACACCGTCGACAAGCGCTTCGTGCCGCCGGCCGAAGGCGGTTTCAGCCTGCCCGAGGCCAAGAGCCGGGTCAGCTGGGCCGACGCCGACACGCTGTACGTGGGCAGCGATTTCGGCCCCGGCTCGCTCACCGACTCGGGCTACCCGCGGGTCATCCGCCGCTGGGCGCGCGGCACGCCGCTGGCCAAGGCACCGCTGGTGTTCGAGGGCCTGGCCAGCGATGTGAGCGTGGCGGTCTCGGTCGATCGCACGCCGGGCTTCGAGCGCACCGTGTTCTCGCGCGCCACCGACTTCTACAACGCCGAGATGTCGCTGCTGCGGCCCGACGGCACGCTGGCGCGCATCGACCTGCCCAGCGATGCCGAGCTCGACTTCTGGCGCGACCAGGCCCTGGTCAGCCTGCGCAGCGACTGGCGCCCGGCCGACCGCCGCTGGCCGGCTGGCGCCCTGCTGGTGGGCAGCGCCCAGGATCTGCTGGCCGGCCGCCCGGTGGCCTGGCAGGCCTTGTTCGAGCCCAGCGCCACCCGCTCGCTGGCCAGCCACAGCACCACGCGCAGCCATGTGCTGCTCAACGTGATGGACAACGTGGCCGGCCGGCTCGAGGAATGGCGCCGCGATGGCGAGCGCTGGAGCCGCCGCGAGGTGGCCACGCCCTATCCCGGCAGCCTGAGCGCCAGCGCGCTGCACGACCCGCTGCTGGCCCAGGACGCGCTGGGCGAGAGCTACTGGCTCAGCTACACCGATTTCCTGACCCCCGATTCGCTGATGCTGGGCCGCACCGGCCGCGACGCTCGCGAGCCGATGAAGGCGCGCAAGGCCTTCTTCGACGCCGCCGGCATGCGCGTGGAGCAGCGCTTTGCCAGCAGCCGCGACGGCACCCGCGTGCCCTACTTCGTGGTCTGGCCGCAGGGCGCCGTGGCCGATGGCCGCAACCCCACGCTGCTGTACGGCTACGGCGGTTTCGAGGTCGCGCAGCGGCCCTGGTATTCGGCCGGCTTCGGCCAGGCCTGGTTTGCCCATGGCGGCGTGCTGGTGGTGGCCAACATCCGCGGCGGCGGCGAGTTCGGGCCGGCCTGGCACCAGGCCGCCACCAAGGCCAACAAACAAAAAAGCTACGACGACTTTGCCGCCGTGGCCGAGGACCTGATCGCGCACAAGATCACCAGCCCGCGCCACCTGGGCATCGAAGGCGGCAGCAACGGCGGCCTGCTGGTCGGCGCGGTGATGCTGCAGCGGCCCGAGCTGTTCAATGCCGTGGTCTGCCAGGTGCCGCTGCTCGACATGCGCCGCTACCACCGGCTGCTGGCCGGCGCCAGCTGGATGGCCGAGTACGGCGACCCCGACAAGCCCGACGAATGGGCCTGGATCTCGCGCTACAGCCCCTACCAGAACGTGCCGGCGGCCAGCACCCGCAAGCTGCCCAAGCTGCTGTTCACCACCAGCACGCGCGACGACCGCGTGCACCCGGGCCATGCGCGCAAGATGGCCGCCCGCCTGGTCGAGCGGGGCCACGAGGCGCTGTACTACGAGAACATCGAGGGCGGCCACGGCGGCGCCGCCGACAACGCCCAGAAGGCCGACATGCTGGCGCTCGAGTTCAGCTTTCTGTGGCAGCAGCTGGCGCGTTGA
- a CDS encoding CYTH and CHAD domain-containing protein, with protein MSHEVELKFRIPAARLAAVRRAVATASARPLALAARYMETADGDLARARVALRLRQEGDSWVQTLKAEGRVALQRLEHNVVLAAAGPQAAHTPPGLDIARHDGSPAGARLREVLAGARNATLREHYATQVQRTWRHVRHQGAVIELALDEGEIRAGGLVLPVCEIEFELIQGDTPALLDLAARWSARFGLWLDVRSKSERGHALAHQARQAEALAAPPGAGLAVSPPTKARRLTLESGCSARAAVAAMLGEGLQQSLANASQIADGQWQPEHLHQLRVGLRRLRTVLRLYRTLLPGLDAPLAAAVAQLFTRLSQARDRDVRAGWLWPALQAAGAPALAQPEPAAGSADLPALLCAADTQALWLRLLALSLPASAALGTDATTDATTQPLRDTLARALRHLLRQVRRDAQAFATLDDAARHRLRRRIKRLRYATELSVSLWPARPLARFVDALQAAQGPLGELNDAVVAAAHCRALAAQQPEAWFAVGWLAARHDAAVAACTEPMAALAELRGPWAR; from the coding sequence ATGTCGCATGAAGTCGAGTTGAAGTTCCGCATCCCCGCCGCCAGGCTGGCGGCCGTGCGGCGTGCGGTGGCCACGGCCAGCGCCAGGCCGCTGGCCCTGGCGGCCCGCTACATGGAAACCGCCGACGGCGACCTGGCCCGCGCCCGCGTGGCGTTGCGCCTGCGCCAGGAAGGCGACAGCTGGGTGCAGACGCTCAAGGCCGAGGGCCGCGTGGCCTTGCAGCGCCTGGAGCACAACGTGGTGCTGGCCGCGGCGGGGCCGCAGGCGGCGCACACGCCCCCCGGGCTGGACATCGCCCGCCACGACGGCAGCCCGGCCGGCGCGCGCCTGCGCGAGGTGCTGGCGGGCGCGCGCAACGCCACGCTGCGCGAGCATTACGCCACCCAGGTGCAGCGCACCTGGCGCCACGTGCGCCACCAGGGCGCGGTGATCGAGCTGGCGCTCGACGAGGGCGAGATCCGCGCCGGCGGCCTGGTGCTGCCGGTGTGCGAGATCGAGTTCGAGCTGATCCAGGGCGACACGCCGGCCCTGCTCGACCTAGCCGCGCGCTGGAGCGCGCGTTTCGGCCTGTGGCTGGATGTGCGCAGCAAGAGCGAGCGAGGCCACGCGCTGGCCCACCAGGCGCGGCAGGCCGAGGCCCTGGCCGCGCCGCCCGGCGCAGGCCTGGCCGTCAGCCCGCCCACCAAGGCGCGGCGCCTGACACTCGAGTCCGGCTGCAGCGCGCGCGCCGCGGTGGCGGCCATGCTGGGCGAGGGCCTGCAGCAGTCGCTGGCCAATGCCAGCCAGATCGCCGATGGCCAGTGGCAGCCCGAGCACCTGCACCAGCTGCGCGTGGGCCTGCGCCGCCTGCGCACCGTGCTGCGCCTGTACCGCACCCTGCTGCCGGGCCTGGACGCCCCACTCGCGGCTGCGGTGGCACAGCTGTTCACCCGCCTGAGTCAGGCCCGCGACCGCGACGTGCGCGCTGGCTGGCTGTGGCCCGCGCTGCAAGCCGCCGGCGCGCCGGCGCTGGCCCAGCCCGAGCCAGCCGCAGGCAGCGCCGACCTGCCAGCCCTGCTGTGTGCGGCCGACACCCAGGCGCTGTGGCTGCGGCTGCTGGCGCTGAGCTTGCCGGCGTCCGCGGCTTTGGGCACCGATGCCACGACCGATGCCACCACGCAGCCGCTGCGCGACACCCTGGCCCGGGCACTGCGCCACCTGCTGCGCCAGGTGCGGCGCGACGCCCAGGCCTTTGCCACGCTGGACGACGCCGCGCGCCACCGCCTGCGCCGGCGCATCAAGCGCCTGCGCTACGCCACCGAGCTGAGCGTCAGCCTGTGGCCGGCACGGCCGCTGGCGCGCTTCGTCGATGCGCTGCAAGCCGCCCAGGGCCCGCTGGGCGAACTGAACGACGCCGTCGTGGCCGCCGCGCATTGCCGCGCGCTGGCGGCGCAGCAGCCCGAGGCCTGGTTCGCCGTGGGCTGGCTGGCGGCCCGCCACGATGCCGCCGTGGCGGCCTGTACCGAGCCGATGGCTGCGCTGGCAGAGTTGCGCGGCCCCTGGGCGCGCTGA